A genomic segment from Malus domestica chromosome 05, GDT2T_hap1 encodes:
- the LOC114825230 gene encoding zinc finger protein ZAT3-like: MNNSPDIDFRFPISPPTHQDAVVPAALATTTAYLASSSSTFFTADDKTHHNRRKKRSKLIRLDNQAAPNKVLRPKYAKKPDPSAPKITKPCTECGKTFWSWKALFGHMRCHPERQWRGIDPPPNLRVLASPNITLSKLGLAKGEEDHEAASSLLMLSSGITSGTSNEIIVTTAATQSVSNNSNLQGIQEVFDGGNSNNSGRFECSSCKKVFASHQALGGHRASHKNVKGCFAITRSDGEVDQDHHHHNEDGDGDGDDDVMDEDHMELVGSSAGHKCSVCWRVFSSGQALGGHMRCHWEKGEETQLELGLGFNLQQPYGTSKELLLGQNSGGSGGGLDLNLPAAAASTSHTADDQYCSSSYSSSGLTLDLRLGL, translated from the coding sequence ATGAACAACTCTCCCGACATCGATTTCCGATTCCCCATATCCCCTCCAACCCACCAAGACGCCGTCGTTCCCGCCGCTCTCGCCACCACCACTGCCTACTtggcttcatcttcttccactttTTTCACTGCAGACGATAAAACCCACCACAATCGCAGGAAGAAACGCTCCAAGCTGATCAGGCTCGACAACCAGGCTGCTCCGAACAAGGTTTTGAGGCCCAAGTATGCTAAAAAACCCGACCCATCTGCCCCAAAGATCACGAAACCCTGCACTGAGTGCGGCAAGACGTTCTGGTCATGGAAGGCTTTGTTCGGGCACATGCGGTGCCACCCCGAGCGCCAGTGGAGGGGCATTGACCCACCGCCAAATCTGCGGGTGCTCGCTTCACCCAACATCACGTTGAGCAAGTTGGGATTGGCCAAGGGTGAAGAGGACCACGAGGCCGCCTCGAGTTTGCTAATGCTTTCCAGTGGGATTACTTCTGGGACAAGTAATGAGATCATCGTTACTACCGCCGCTACTCAGAGTGTGAGTAATAATAGTAATCTCCAAGGTATACAGGAGGTGTTTGATGGTGGTAATAGTAACAATAGTGGTAGGTTTGAGTGCTCGAGTTGTAAGAAAGTGTTTGCGTCCCACCAGGCGTTGGGGGGCCACAGGGCAAGCCACAAGAATGTGAAGGGCTGTTTTGCAATTACAAGGAGTGATGGAGAGGTTGATCaggatcatcatcatcacaatgaagatggtgatggtgatggtgatgatgatgtgaTGGATGAGGATCACATGGAGTTGGTGGGATCATCAGCAGGGCACAAGTGCAGTGTTTGTTGGAGGGTATTTTCAAGTGGGCAGGCATTGGGAGGGCACATGAGGTGTCACTGGGAAAAGGGGGAGGAGACCCAATTAgagttagggttagggttcaaCCTGCAGCAGCCTTATGGAACTTCAAAGGAATTATTATTAGGTCAAAATTctggtggtagtggtggtgggCTGGACTTGAATTtgcctgctgctgctgcttctacTTCTCACACTGCAGATGATCAGTACTGCTCCTCTTCTTACTCTTCTTCTGGACTCACTTTGGATTTAAGGTTGGGTCTTTGA
- the LOC114824855 gene encoding ubiquitin domain-containing protein DSK2a-like, giving the protein MGGEGDSSEPKVSGEGGEGGEQINIRCSNGSKFSVRASLDSTVGAFKEVLSQNCDIPADQQRLIYKGRILKDDQTLTSYGLQTDHTVHMVRAFAAPASTPAPPAANATSASPTTAPGVTRGVGSTEREGLQTPDLGASLLFGQGLNPLGGGGGQGLFGAGLPEFEQVQQQLTQNPNMMRDIMNMPAIQSLMNNPDLMRGLIMNNPQMRDIIDRNPELAHVLNDPGILRQTLEAARNPELMREMMRNTDRAMSNIESSPEGFNMLRRMYENVQEPFLNATTGNAGNDLGSNPFSALLGNQGGAQARDGSNNPSTTGSETPAGSVAPNTNPLPNPWGAAGGGNQPNTTRTNPVGDGRAAGIAGLGGLGLPGMEQMLGGMPDANAMNQLLQNPAISQMMQSMLSNPQYMNQILNPQLRGMVDSNPQFREMMQNPELLRQLTNPETMQQMLALQQSLFSGNRQQPTQDPTLTGGATGAPNNAGLEMLMNMFGGLGAGSLAAANPNVPPEELYENQLRQLQEMGFFDTQENIRALQATSGNVHAAVERLLGNPGA; this is encoded by the exons ATGGGTGGGGAGGGCGATTCCAGCGAGCCTAAAGTCAGTGGcgaaggaggagaaggaggagagcAGATTAACATTCGATGCTCGAATGGTTCCAAGTTTTCAGTGAGGGCGAGCCTGGACTCGACTGTTGGGGCATTCAAGGAAGTTTTGTCTCAGAATTGCGATATTCCAGCTGATCAGCAGAGGTTGATTTACAAAGGTCGTATTTTGAAGGACGACCAGACCCTCACTAGTTATG GTCTGCAGACAGATCATACTGTTCACATGGTCCGTGCCTTTGCTGCACCTGCATCAACCCCCGCTCCTCCTGCTGCTAATGCTACTTCTGCTAGTCCTACAACTGCTCCAGGTGTTACTCGCGGTGTTGGTTCCACTGAGCGTGAGGGGCTTCAGACTCCTGACCTTGGGGCATCTTTGTTGTTTGGGCAGGGTTTAAACCCACTCGGTGGTGGTGGAGGACAGGGGTTATTTGGAGCTGGTCTTCCGGAATTTGAACAAGTGCAGCAGCAACTGACTCAGAACCCGAACATGATGAGGGACATAATGAACATGCCTGCCATTCAGAGTTTGATGAATAACCCTGATTTGATGCGTGGCTTGATTATGAACAATCCGCAAATGCGTGATATCATTGACCGGAACCCAGAGCTTGCACATGTACTTAATGATCCTGGCATTCTCCGACAGACATTGGAAGCTGCAAGGAACCCTGAACTCATGCGTGAGATGATGCGAAACACTGACAGGGCAATGAGTAACATTGAATCTTCCCCTGAGGGATTCAACATGCTGAGGCGGATGTATGAAAACGTTCAGGAGCCATTTTTGAATGCTACAACCGGGAATGCTGGAAATGATTTGGGTTCAAATCCATTTTCTGCTCTTTTGGGCAACCAGGGTGGGGCACAGGCCCGGGATGGGTCTAACAACCCTTCAACCACTGGCTCAGAAACACCTGCAGGTTCTGTTGCTCCTAATACAAACCCACTTCCTAACCCTTGGGGCGCTGCTGGTG GAGGAAATCAGCCAAATACTACCAGGACAAATCCTGTTGGGGATGGAAGGGCAGCCGGTATTGCTGGCCTGGGAGGTCTTGGTCTCCCCGGAATGGAACAGATGCTTGGTGGCATGCCAGATGCTAATGCAATGAATCAGCTTTTGCAGAATCCAGCGATATCAcaaatgatgcaaagcatgctTTCCAATCCCCAGTACATGAATCAG ATTCTGAATCCACAACTACGCGGAATGGTTGATTCAAATCCTCAATTTAGAGAAATGATGCAAAATCCAGAGCTACTGCGGCAGTTAACAAACCCTGAAACAATGCAG CAAATGCTCGCGTTACAGCAGTCGCTATTTTCAGGCAATCGACAGCAACCAACTCA GGATCCAACTCTCACTGGTGGTGCTACAG GTGCACCCAATAATGCTGGGTTGGAGATGCTGATGAACATGTTTGGAGGTCTTGGAGCTGGCAGCTTGGCCGCGGCAAACCCTAATG TACCACCGGAAGAGCTGTATGAAAATCAGCTAAGGCAGCTTCAAGAAATGGGTTTCTTCGATACCCAAGAGAATATCAGGGCATTGCAAGCCACTTCTGGGAACGTCCACGCTGCGGTGGAGCGACTTTTAGGGAATCCCGGGGCGTAA
- the LOC114824856 gene encoding uncharacterized protein, giving the protein MVQQTIDSIVSEYGMGTTESESSIHDKQQPVPVKKTVLRDLQNVPKDGPTSNAPRVSGIKRPLPEQPMSPPQHQSPSSSAANAQLVYVRRKSEADAVRNSSCDNASINAECQVSRKLSHHEASTRPIPQTKETKVYCVPAFAPFPVAASTIPPGKPSVPVLPSKSGTGLPPAGANGHPHTSSTVPCSLGLKYLHWEERFHQLQLLLRNLDQSEHEDYIQMLRSLSSVELSRLAVELEKRSIQLSLEEAKELQHVGRLNVLGKSAKQFKVPSTQED; this is encoded by the exons ATGGTTCAGCAAACCATAGATTCTATAGTCAGTGAATATGGGATGGGAACTACAGAATCTGAGTCGTCTATTCATGATAAACAACAGCCAGTTCCTGTAAAGAAGACAGTGTTAAGAGATCTGCAAAATGTGCCCAAGGATGGACCCACTAGTAATGCCCCTAGAGTTTCGGGCATCAAGAGACCTTTACCTGAGCAGCCAATGAGCCCTCCTCAACACCAATCCCCCAGTAGCAGTGCTGCAAATGCGCAGCTTGTCTATGTTCGTAGAAAATCTGAAGCAGATGCAGTCAGAAATAGTTCATGTGATAATGCAAGCATTAATGCTGAGTGTCAGGTGTCAAGGAAACTTAGTCACCATGAGGCAAGCACCCGACCCATACCCCaaacaaaggaaacaaaagTTTATTGTGTGCCTGCTTTTGCACCTTTTCCAGTGGCAGCTTCAACCATTCCGCCTGGAAAACCTTCAGTTCCGGTCCTGCCTAGTAAGTCTGGTACTGGACTACCACCAGCAGGAGCCAATGGTCATCCCCATACTTCTTCTACAGTGCCTTGTTCATTGGGTCTAAAATATCTGCACTGGGAAGAGCGATTCCATCAATTGCAGTTGCTATTGAGGAACTTGGACCAATCAGAACATGAGGATTATATCCAGA TGCTGCGGTCGCTCTCCTCGGTTGAACTGAGCAGACTTGCAGTTGAGTTGGAAAAGAGATCAATTCAACTTTCACTGGAGGAAG CAAAAGAGTTGCAGCACGTTGGGCGATTGAATGTTCTAGGGAAATCTGCGAAGCAGTTTAAAGTGCCCTCAACTCAGGAAGACTGA